The genomic stretch CAGAGGGGCGTTACAGCAACCAAACTCATTCCTACAGAGGTCAGAGAAGCGGGCACGGACTAATACAAAGGTGGTGACCCATCTGTCAGCCCAGGCCTCGCTGATTGTGTGAGCTCACCTGCACGGCTTGGCTCATGTGAATGGGAGGGATGTAGGAGATGTAGGGGCTGTAGACACCGCTCTGGCCGGCCGTCAGCATCGggatggtggtggtggaggaATGGCTTCTTGGACCTGGGGACGTAGGCGTGCTAGTCGCTTTGTTCTGAAATACATGAGGTAAGCTTAGAGGTGCCATACAGAATAGAGAAACCTGAATGTAATAAACATCTCAACGCCTCCCCTCAACCTCTATTGGGGCACATGATGAGAATCACGGAGCAGATCTGGCAAGACCATGAATCACATTGGTTGCCCCTTTGACAATGAGTAGGGTCCCAGTACAGGATTTTTTGCCCGTCTCGTTACACGGAGGGAAATGGCCACCAAGGCTTATGGGTCCTCAGCCATTTCCTAGTACACTGTTCAAGAATGCAAAGTGCGCACTGTACTCACCACAGCCAGGAGGGACTTGGCAGGGTTAAACTCCTTTGCATTAGGATTCAGAGTGGATTTCTTCActtggctaaaaaaaaatccaaaagaaaGAGTGAGAAGTTATACTGAAGGGGTTTGCTCCGGTTTTAGCTAACGCATGCACACAATGCCCCCCAGACCTTCCTCTGCACAGAATCAGTGTGACAGATATAaattatatattacacacacacggGGGATGCCGTCTACACAAACTTACGAGCGGCCCACTTCTTACCCCAGCGCCCGGACACTTACTCGCACAccacctgctcctccttctcctcgggCTCGGCTTTGCTGGCAGGACTCGCCACCTCCTCTTGGCGCTCATTACTCTCACATACACGCTCCTCCTTGGTTTCTTCAACTGGCTCCGGAATTTTCTGCCCCAGGTCACGTGTCTCGGGGACATCCGCGTGGATGGGATCCGGCTGAGccattttattttctaattgctCTCTTTGCCTCAATGGGAAAGAGTCCACCGAGGTGTCTGGACACGGGCTCGCTTGGAGCTAGAGGAAAAATATGAAGGAGGCAAAACAAAACTAGATTGAGGACAGAAAGACCCTGGGGCTCGGTCATCAGGTAATGTGCACTGTGTGAGGGCAGACCCAAGCACGGCTCTCCATTTAGAGGGTGCGTTCTGTTTTGTTAAAGGGCTTTACCCACAGACTACTACAATAAAAGTCTGACTTGCGCTGAAGGCCACTGACCCTCCCTCCACCTGCACGGCATGGAACCATATTTAGCCTGGGTACTGGAGTATGGGGGCCCTAAAAGGAGCCACCTAACACTGCTGGAATAAGTCCACGGACAGCAGTGAGCTGCAGACATCTATGTAGTGAGCCTCCCGCAGAGAAACCGATCACCCAGCAACCACTTACCCGAAATTCAGCTCCGAATTTGCGCAGTTCGTCCAGCTGGTTCCTCTTCTGCTCCGTTTGCAGCACTGCAGGAAGGAGAAAGATCAGTACATAAGTATCAGCAAACATCACGACGAGCGGGAGGAGCGCTACACCGCAAAGACACAGACCTTTACATGGCGGCTTGGCAACCTCACATGGGGAGCCCTGCTCCACTGTCCGGCTCGGCTCTTTAACAGGCGGCTGAGCATCTTTGCCTGAAATAAAGAAAAGCAGAGAGTGAATAAGGAATAAAATCAGGCACAAAGTGGGAAAATAACGTCATAAAATTGTAACATTTAAACAGatatctggtataaaaaaaaaataagtatataccatcataagaggaaaaaaaaaatattgtgctgCCCCACAAAGCAATTAAAGGACTTCGGAAGGGGTGCCCCATTACAAGCCAGAAGAGGGTGTCACTATATGAGGCCCCAACCCAGCCATGCACGACGTGGTCAGAAGGTATTACTACAGCTATTGACGGGCTGGTGTACATAAGGTAACCCTCCCAGCAGATGGCCTGTGTCATTTTATAGGGCAATGCGGCATGTACAgaatgtatggggggggggatggaatTCCTATGGGTTAGAAATAAGGACCTACAGGCACTGAGCCCCGTAACACAGATGATGGGCCAGGAAGAAGCTCTGTGTGCCCGAGCAGTATGAGCTAACAGCAGTCCATGTACACAGGCATTCATGTGTAataaatatatcatttttttgttttatgactTGTATTTGTTATACCTTTTATAATTGAAAATTACACTAAAAAAATGTTAATTACCTCTGTAAGCCTCAGATAACCGAACAGCTTCCGACCTAAATCTAAGGTTTGCAGCAAATCCTAACACGTGACAATTCTGCAtagtctgcagccaccactagggggagcacactGCATACTGGTTCATCACTCTGTTCAATGTATAACCAGTATACAGCTCGCCCTAGTGTTGGCTGCAGACACAgacattttattttaaaggggttctctaagaTTGACTTTCCTTTTAAATCCCACCGTATCTGACCTGTGAAGGAGACTCCCTGCCGCTTGGTTGTAGCTCTGTGGATCCTAGGCTGTCCTCACAGTTTTTCCAGTGCCCACGTGAAAACTTTCTGCACAGACAGCGTGgcatgcactgctgcagccaatgacttacTCAGCCGTGTCCCCAAGCAacatgtcactgctgggtcatgtgcTGATTGGGGACACGTCTTAAGCAGAggtcagtcactggctgcagtggtgcacgtGACCCAGTCTGCGCAGAAAGTTTATAGGTGTGGAAAACATTAAAGGTTTTGGCTCATTTCTGACATTGATGGCGTATTGCATGGACATGCCATCAACGTCAGATGGAACCGGtttacctctgggacccacacttacCTCCAGAACAGTCCCCCCCTCCATACCAAATAATGCTCAGCAGGCCTCAGCACTGTGAGCATCGGTCTTGTCCATGGGCAGTGTCTgcattacatttaaaggggttttccaggcttttaacatTGATGACCTTATCCTCAGAATTAGCAAGCagagtagatggcagcatatccTTCAAGATTACTTTATTTCAATTGGGACCATCAAAAAAATGTACAGAAAGTGCCAAAGATAGTGCAACATTTCCACTATATCTTTGGCACTTTCTGTACATTTTTTTGATGGTCCCAATTGAAATAAAGGAATCTTGAAggatatgctgccatctactctGCTTGGTATCATGTATGGGCCAACCGGAGGATCTATGGTTGCTGACCGGCTGAGGCATTCCTGAGAGAACATTCAAAAGGGATATTGGTGCTGCTTTCAGATACTTTTTTTCtactatcctcaggagaggtcatcaatatcagataggcgggTATCCGACACCGggaacccccgccaatcagctgtgggAAGAGAAGGGACATGCCGCGCACGTGTGCCGTCTCCGGCAagtaggaagagagacaggagactgCCCGCTCACACGTCacctgccttctcttcatacagctgattggtggggatgccgGGAGTCAGATACCCACccgattgatgacctatcctgaggataggttatcaatattaaaagcctggaataACTCCTTTAATATCTAGGTGGCACAACTTGGCCGTAAGAATATACACAATAACTGCTAACGTTTTATTCATTTAGAATCtacatgtaaaaaaattaaataaaaaaaaatagtgtaaTAAATGCATCTCTGACACAGTGACGAGTGACTCCCCCAGTACCGCaccaatagaataaaaaatataaatatacccTGTAAATTTAGGTGCACACATTACATCATCAATTACAGCTCGTTTGTGAAGCTACAAGTACATAGAAAACATCACGAAAACCCAATCACGGCCTCTATTTTCTCCTCCTGTTATACGCACGTAATAGAGGCGGCCTCTGCCGGCGACAGGACGACAAGGTTTCCTCACCTTCCCCAAGCAAGCTGGGGGTGACGTTCTTCGGAGACGAGGGTTTAGGGGAGATGCCAGCCTCCACAGTAGGTCGGGGATCTGGGGTTGAAGACTGAGAAGACGAATCCATGGAACTAGCGGAAGAGGCGGATTTAGGCGACAGGGGCGTGTAGATGCGAGCGGCAGCTGGACGGGAAAAATAACCAACATCTCAGAGATTAGAAGATTGCagaaaacacactgcacactatgAACTGGAAGGAGGGCGAGGCACAAAAAGTCAACCTGATGGGGAAGTAGACACTTCTATAGGACGACTGGACGGAGAGGACATAGGCTTGGTAGAGCGGATAGGGCGCTGGGATTTTGGGGACATTCTTGAAGGCCCTACAAAAGTGAACAGACAATTCATCTCCTGAACCTGAGGCCCAGAGACGGCCATTGCCAAGATTGTATCTGCCTTACCTCCGTTAATGCCTCGCTGCTCGGGGGCTGGGCTTGAACTAGTTTCTGGATAATGCTGAGGGGGTGCACGAGAAGTCATTCCCATTCCTGACCTGCCTCCTCTGGAGGAGTTTGTTCGAAGGGCTCCTCGGGATCCGTCTCTGACCCGCTGCGGTAGAGGGTTGTATTTTCCATCCCTGAGTGGAGCAAACGGCATTATTGAGTATGAAAAGAGCAGCTGCACTGACCCGCACTGCGCTCTGCAGACATGATGTCTACCGGACACGAGCATCAGACTCACCTGGAGCCGAGGCTGGGGCTGTCACGGTCAGAGCTGGGCCTCAGGACGGCGCTATGCTTCTCCTCCTCTGTCCTGCACTCGTCGTTCTCTATGGCTATCCGTGCTCGGTACTGTGGGCTGGATTCGATCTCCCGGGCCAGCTGGGTGGCACGAGCTTCCCGCTGCCTGAACTCCTCAGAGTTATCTTTTTCTAGAGGGACCCTGTAAGATGAGAGTGAAGGCAGTTCACCGGGTATGACGGCCACAAGGGCATCTACACCCGCTATGTGACGGGACTCACGTGTATGAAGACAAGCTGCTGTCATACGTCGTCTTCACTCCATAGTTATCTTCATTAAACTTGAACATGTCGATGGCATCCCAGCCATTGCACTGCACAGGAGGAAAGAAAGGCTTATAGGCGCAGAGGACTAGGTCTATATGACATCACCCACATCCCACAGGACCAGGACACTTCTCAAATACTCTGCGCTGCAAAGGACCACGCTCCTCCCACCACAAGATCAGAAAACTCCTCTCCTggaatactctgtgctgctgggggacaTTGCTTCCTCCACAAGCTCAAAGGGAGAGATGTGGGCGCAGTCAGAGCAGACGTCCCGTCCCCCCCGCGGACTCGCTGCCCCATTTGtcttgtgccctttgctcagcaCTCACCGTCTCAGTATCCAGGTCGAAGTCATCACTGTTCGTTTCTCCTCCGTCCCAGCGCATCAGAACCTTCTCCTTGTGCTCCCCATTCACCTTGGAGTTCATTGCAATCGCAGAATCCGTGAATTTATCTGTGAATGATCACAAGAGGAGAAAGGGGTAAAACCAGTCTGAAAACCGAGGATCACACAAAGACCTCTGAAAGAAGGAGCGGCCGCTCAGACCTACACcccagctcctgcacagaaagTGGCCCATGATGCCAGGAACTTCTGCAAAAGGGCTATGGCGCGTGACCGATGAAGCACGGCAAATTCGCAGTCTCCGATTTAGTGGAGGAAATTAACTGGCCGGTGTGAACTCAGCCCAAAACATATCAGGTACACTCCTATAATCGATCATCAATAGGGGCTAGTGGACGACGGAGCCGTGGAAAATGCGCACGTGTGAACAGGGACCTGCAGCCTCCTACCTTTTGTAGCGTAGCTGAAATCtacattgtggaagtggacgagCAGCACGTCCGAGTGCTTGAAGATCATGGTGTCTACAATGTCCTCTCGCCTCGGTCCTGGGACCTGGTCGCTCGTCTTCTTGTGCACAGCATCGACGGCCAGCTCGAACTGAAAAAACACAGAATGTTAACGTAAACCAGGCGACAGTCGGGCGGGCAGGCAGCGCACTAACAGGGCCAGCCTCTCACCTTAGAGCTCAAAGTCTTGAAGATGCCTTGGAAAGtggtgccatttttcaccttcacgTCACACGTTGAGCCCTTAAAGAGAAAACACATTCATCATCTTGGCTGTTGGGGCGACCTCTGCCAGAGGGTCACAGATCTCTAGAGACAATGGTGGGGGAGCCATACAGCGTCCTCCTGAGGGGGCACACAACTAGGGGTAAGAGGAGCAAACAGGTCTCACGTATGAGAACAAGTCACTGTGGCACTGGTACGTGGGGGCAGATTTCCAGGCACAAGCCATCTCCAGAAAGCAAGAACAGACCCTGCGGCCGGGCAGAAGCTTCCGTGCCAATGAATGAAGCACCGTCAGCGGTGACTAcataccgccccccccccctcttctactTACCACTACGGCAGTTAAAAAATGCAGCATCCTAGAATTATTATATACGCCTTCAAAAACCTGCGGAGAAACAAGGGAGAGGTTACGATTACTGACAGAGCGAGGGCACCGAGAAATACAACAGCGCGCCCTTCATCGTGACTTACCGGCGGCTGGAGGCCCTTTACTATGCTCCGACCCCTGCAACAAGAAACAGCCATCAGTAACAGCACGGGGAAGGGGGACGTCACAGGAGAGCAGCGGCGCAATGATCAGGGGATGCTGtaccagctctgctatgtgggcGTCCTGCAAAGAGACACTTCTACGGGACCACCCTGGCTGGTCATAGATCCGAGGACCTTCATTCAGACACTGATGGCGTCTAGCGGGGATATAATCTAGAAAAGTGGACGgagccgaggggggggggggggatgcatgAACCATACTGAAGAATACGTAGCACGCTGCTCTACGCACCACTCAGTTTTGACAGACGTCCCCCATGGGCTTCTGTTCTTGGAATAGAACaggttaaaggggcattcccacaGGTTATGGGTAAGTGGAGGGCCGACTGCTGGAACCTGCACCGATTACAAGAACATGGCTTCTGCATCCAACTGAAtgcactgctggagatagccgagtgcaGATCGGGCACGGCACAGCAGCGGGCACGCTCCCCCTTCATCACTATGGCACTGCTAGAGATAGCCGAGTGCAGATCGGGCACGGCACAGCAGCAGGCACGCTCCCCCTTCATCACTATggcactgctggagatagccgagtgcaGATCAGGCACGGCACAGCAGCGGCCACGCTCCCCCTTCATCACTATGGCACTGCTAGAGATAGCCGAGTGCAGATCAGGCATGGCACAGCAGCGGGCACGCACCCCCTTCATCACTATggcactgctggagatagccgacTGCAGATCGGGCACGGCACAGCAGCAGGCACGCACCCCCTTCACACACTTATTCAGTTCTTTGGCCGAGGACCAGGAGCGCCATCTTCAGAACCTGCAGGGCAGCTCCACGTCAGAAGGCAAATAGTTGTCAGAGACGAATGTCGGACGCCGCACTTCTGTCTCAGGCAGATACGCAGTGATTCCAGGTGGAGGTCTGATCAGACACTGGGccttgccacaagagggcgtaTAAGTGCTTCCCTCCGAAGACACTGTCAGAGGCTACTttggggtagtgtacctcttggcgaGAGATCGGTGACTGCTAGGCATGTCTCTAGGATGCACtggaagacattttgcccagttagATTGAGAGGAGGCATCATTGACTGAAAGGAGCAGGATGGTcgtctagatcaggcatgctgaaCCTGCGGCCCTACGGCTGTCGCAAAACCACAAcccccatcattccctgacagcctacagaagggcattgtgggagttgtagttttacaacagttggagggccacaggttgagcatccctggtttagatGACTTGCTGCCATCTAGACTGTTCCAACCTCACTATTGGgagatgttgggggtagtagttacATGACGGCACACACTGGGAACAGGCTCTGGGAGGTCCAGACAGACACCAGTAGCGAGGATCATGTGATCCCCTAACAAGCAGCTCCAGTTTAGTCGTCCCCAGTCCAGACACAGGCGGCCCCTTCCATTTCCAGGCACTTAGGAGATTTGCGGTCCCTGCGCTCATTACGTGTCCCGCCATTGACAGCAGCCGCCGTCGTCTGCAGAGGGGTCATGAACGAGAAAACTGGACTGCACCGGACCGTCTTTAGTGATAAATCCAGGTCTGTTTGGGACCCGGTGATGGTTGGAGTATGGATGGAGGCCCGGTGATGGTTGGAGTATGGATGGAGGCCCGGTGATGGTTGGAGTATGGATGGAGGCCCGGTGATGGTTGGAGGCCCGGTGATGGTTGGAGTATGGATGGAGGCCCGGTGATGGTTGGAGGGAGTATGGATGGAGGACCGGTGATGGTTGAAGTTATGGAGGCCCGGTGGTGAGAGCTCCCACCCTGCCCCCATCTCATACAGTCCGTCACCCCGTCttagtgatacgagggacactacCGCCACATCTCCTCCCGCGGCGGGATAACGCCCGGCCACACAGAGGGGTTTCCCGGGAACGTCTCCTCCAGATCACAGCACTTCCCCGGCTGCCGTTCCCCAGATTCATCACAGATCCAGCCAGGACGCGGCAGCCTGAGCGCAGGATCTACAGGAAACTCCCCGGAGGCTGAAAACCTGCCCACACCTCATacttcacagctgagggtttgttacaattgcacCCGGACCCTAATCGTTACAATGCATCCTGCAAGAAGCCCCCGACCTGCGCATGTTGAGGGTAGTGGTTTTGCTGGAGACAGTCTACAGCAATGAGATACTAGATCTGTAATTCTGCCGGTTCTTATTCACTGACATCCAGCAGAGATCCTGGAACGCAAGGCACCGAGCCTAGACTAGAAGCTGCAGCCCAGACCCACGGGAGGACGCCCATCATCTGCTCTGCATTGAGCAGGAGCCCCACATCTGCAGGGCACGGCCCCTGCCCCCTCACGTGGCCCCGGCTCCTCAGGAGGAGGGCACGGGAAGGTCACGGCTGCAGGCCGGGGAGTAGGGGAGCGCCCCCGGGGCAGCGGGCAGGGCGGACGCCGGCGATGTCATAGGCCGGTCGGAGCTCTCACGGAGCATGCGCACAGCCGGTAACGGCGGATCACTGGGCTCCCCTCGGCGGATCAGACCACGTGACGCCGGGAGTAGAGGACACGCCCCTCTCCCGCGCTATTGGCCGCTCAGCACGTCAGTCAGCCGCAGCCTTCCCGTTACCGGTAGATTCTATTCTCTaccagcccctccccccctccgtTACCCGCATCTCACCTGCCCGCTccaggtctgtcctggctgcggCTCCCGGCCGGGGGGAGGCTGCCGTTAGGGCTCCCGGGAGAGCCGCTTCCTGGCGTGGAGACAGCCATAGCCGCTGCTGTGGTGGCAGGTTTGCGATTGGCCTGCGACGGCTGCTGCTTCAGCATATTCCCGGGGGTCAGGAGGATAAAGAGAGCTCCGTCACTGCCGGGAGGGAGTTACACCGAgcggaaggaggaggaggagctgccgGGAGAACGGAGGCGCGCCTCACACTCGCTCCAACCGCCGCCGCCGAGAGACCACTGTGCGTGGACAGGAGAGCGACCCCCGGCAGCCAATAGGAACAGCCCGACTGAGGAAGGCGGAGCGAAGAGCAGCCAATCAGCGTCGCGGCAGCTGACCCTTTCTCGCCAACGCTATAGAACACCTACATCAGCGCGCGGCAAGGCGAGA from Bufo gargarizans isolate SCDJY-AF-19 chromosome 8, ASM1485885v1, whole genome shotgun sequence encodes the following:
- the ATXN2L gene encoding ataxin-2-like protein, producing MLKQQPSQANRKPATTAAAMAVSTPGSGSPGSPNGSLPPAGSRSQDRPGAGRGRSIVKGLQPPVFEGVYNNSRMLHFLTAVVGSTCDVKVKNGTTFQGIFKTLSSKFELAVDAVHKKTSDQVPGPRREDIVDTMIFKHSDVLLVHFHNVDFSYATKDKFTDSAIAMNSKVNGEHKEKVLMRWDGGETNSDDFDLDTETCNGWDAIDMFKFNEDNYGVKTTYDSSLSSYTVPLEKDNSEEFRQREARATQLAREIESSPQYRARIAIENDECRTEEEKHSAVLRPSSDRDSPSLGSRDGKYNPLPQRVRDGSRGALRTNSSRGGRSGMGMTSRAPPQHYPETSSSPAPEQRGINGGPSRMSPKSQRPIRSTKPMSSPSSRPIEVSTSPSAAARIYTPLSPKSASSASSMDSSSQSSTPDPRPTVEAGISPKPSSPKNVTPSLLGEGKDAQPPVKEPSRTVEQGSPCEVAKPPCKVLQTEQKRNQLDELRKFGAEFRLQASPCPDTSVDSFPLRQREQLENKMAQPDPIHADVPETRDLGQKIPEPVEETKEERVCESNERQEEVASPASKAEPEEKEEQVVCDQVKKSTLNPNAKEFNPAKSLLAVNKATSTPTSPGPRSHSSTTTIPMLTAGQSGVYSPYISYIPPIHMSQAVQAPQMYQYPVSNSVPGQQGKYRTKGPPPRSDQPNSAPPIMQAAAAAGPPLVAATPYPSYISYSPQQFPGQPMMQPMAHYASQPVFAQMLQGNPRMIASGNHPQALVSSSNPQYQTEQPTPQTLYATVHQSYSHHAPQLHPQPASTPTQSQQQSQHANPSPVQHQGGQPPHLGGGQPQQNLYHTAALTATPPSMTPGPTAQSPQSSYPQQAMYAIHAHQQLQHGYTNMSHVAQAHVQSGMSGGPPPHPQHPGGPHPTSVMLLHPSQTHGGPPQAGVSQTGVSTPSPYTYIPHPQVQSHPSQQLPYHPPGN